The following are encoded together in the Culex pipiens pallens isolate TS chromosome 1, TS_CPP_V2, whole genome shotgun sequence genome:
- the LOC120423719 gene encoding uncharacterized protein LOC120423719, which yields MWRSFLGLNTEPKVEPEEGEESEQEASVQKKPEPEDRKPVVVQLPLTPKQRHAESKRKMADEEVQALLNRRGHVKGKLTRVRTVLGQPGIPASRIVVCKANAEKYYGEYNSLNNDIMDAKLSEEQKDENTARFLDFEQLYDEVLERIVELTAPPNRVQAVVPAGQAGQQVIVQQTPLRAPIPTFDGQYENWPKFKSMFLELMKNSPDSDAIKLHYLDKSLVGAATGMIDTKTLQDNNYAHAWEILEDRYENQRLIIDIHINGILQLKRMAKKSSKELRELYEECSRHVENLRYHKQELLGVSELFVVNILSSCLDRETREQWEATVKKGELPKYAQTIEFLKQRCAILERCELAAPASSAARSAVPKAVQSSKPSAKITSAAATSNEAECDLCDGSHANYKCGSFRGMSVAERWSKVRDARLCYNCLRKGHRVGQCPSDRSCKCGEKHHSLLHQEKNQQQTKPKPEAAPVSAKAPSAVSSASVKAGPSGTGAPEVSDENEQQATSCFSSGALKSPQQVLLQTAIINVADKAGRFHPCRTLLDSGSQAHILSEAMARTLGLTFEKCNVTVIGANAVKTQAKKGVNLTFSSRYCQFQDNISCLISDKPTGRIPSARIETAAWHIPSDVFLADPKFSEPHEIDLVMASNYVWDLLRTDRVKLANGTVTLRETDLGWIVTGVYDPFQQLSCQVVHSNITLKDQLNNAIEKFWLVEELADKQLQTNEEQEVEEHFRGTHGRDESGRFVVQLPFKDTVLELGDNRVQALRRFNLLERRLSRNPELREQYTAFVEEYEALGHCKEVYEQQDPPEVRKYYLPHHAVLKPSSSSTKLRVVFDASAKAGKYSLNDVLKVGPTVQNDLFSIVLRFRRHPVAFTADVVKMYRQVRVHPSDTPYQRIFWRKNPNERLRVLELNTVTYGTASAPFLATRCLVEQAESAKGRFPAAAKIVIEDMYVDDMLSGASNEKEAVKLVLEVKKIMEEGGFPVKKWCSNSEQVLKCVPEEDREKPKPIEEYSANEAIKALGVLWDPREDEFRFVNCLEECDDKPVSKTKVFSDILKVFDPLGFVAPVIVLAKVFMQKLWASKMDWATELNEELLCEWFEIRESLTALNDIRVPRCVVVPNTVLHELHGFADASTVAYGANVYLRCVRGNGSAEANLLCAKSRVAPLKKLSVPNLELCAALLLARLVVKVIETLDLELSSIELYSDSQIVLAWLKKDPNLLEIFVRNRVIQILNLTGKFRWNYVRSADNPADIVSRGMRPTLLSRCPKWWKGLLPLTSAAYVPEEPPELEDDELPGLVAIVYKVTVVEEMPVFKRFGEFRKLQRVICYVRRFVQNCRNKKSGQPRTTCAYVTVPETRAALKSIIWSIQMAALPDEFYLAKTEQVSSQLASLAPIVDEDGLLRVGGRLEHSSLPYEAKHPVILPRHHVTTLLVRALHVENLHVGPSGLLAIVRQQYWPLKARNVVRDVTRKCLQCFKANPRRIEQFMGQLPAERVNIAAPFEYTGVDYAGPVTVKQGKYRPKLTKAYIAVFVCLVTKNIHLELVSDLTTEAFLAALDRFVNRRGMVRKIFSDNATNFVGASRSLREMHELFKQDLLKRGIQDLLVPKAIEWSFIPPRAPNFGGLWEAGVKSVKTHLKRTLQNAVLTFEEFATILTHVEAVLNSRPLFSLSDSPGDPLPITPAHLQLGRPLRPVAKPSRSGVADNRLNRWEYLDKLREDFWGRWSREYLTSLQNRAKWTKKSHNLQPGMLVLLVEDNLPSQTWKVGIIVETYPGMDALVRVVDVKTGSGAVFKRSVSKLAPLPTVDNDRLLERFGTSE from the coding sequence ATGTGGCGTAGTTTTCTGGGGTTGAACACCGAGCCGAAAGTAGAACCGGAAGAAGGCGAGGAATCTGAGCAGGAAGCCAGTGTTCAGAAGAAACCGGAACCGGAAGACCGTAAGCCCGTGGTGGTTCAACTTCCGCTGACTCCGAAGCAACGGCACGCGGAGAGCAAGCGGAAAATGGCGGACGAGGAAGTGCAGGCGTTGCTGAACAGGCGCGGACATGTGAAGGGCAAGCTGACGCGGGTCAGGACTGTCCTCGGCCAGCCTGGAATCCCAGCATCGCGGATCGTAGTCTGCAAGGCGAACGCTGAAAAGTACTACGGTGAGTACAACAGCCTTAATAACGATATTATGGACGCAAAGTTGTCGGAAGAGCAGAAGGACGAGAACACAGCACGGTTCTTGGACTTCGAGCAGCTCTACGACGAGGTGCTTGAGAGGATCGTTGAGCTCACAGCACCACCGAATCGTGTTCAAGCGGTCGTCCCTGCCGGACAGGCTGGTCAGCAGGTGATTGTCCAGCAGACGCCGTTGCGAGCACCGATTCCAACGTTTGACGGCCAGTACGAGAACTGGCCGAAGTTCAAGTCGATGTTCCTGGAGCTGATGAAGAACTCGCCAGACTCGGACGCCATCAAGCTGCACTACTTGGACAAGTCTCTGGTGGGTGCGGCGACGGGCATGATCGACACGAAGACGCTTCAGGACAACAACTATGCGCACGCGTGGGAGATCCTCGAGGACCGGTACGAGAACCAACGCCTGATCATCGACATCCACATCAACGGAATCTTGCAGCTAAAAAGGATGGCGAAGAAGTCGTCAAAGGAGCTGCGAGAGCTGTACGAGGAGTGTTCGAGACACGTTGAGAACTTACGGTACCACAAGCAGGAGCTGCTGGGTGTATCGGAGTTGTTCGTCGTCAACATTCTGTCGTCTTGCTTGGATCGTGAGACTCGTGAGCAGTGGGAAGCTACCGTCAAGAAGGGTGAACTCCCGAAGTATGCGCAGACGATCGAATTCCTGAAGCAGCGGTGCGCCATCCTGGAACGGTGCGAGCTAGCTGCCCCTGCGTCGTCTGCTGCCCGGTCGGCAGTTCCCAAGGCGGTGCAGTCCTCGAAGCCATCGGCGAAGATCACCTCGGCAGCCGCGACATCCAACGAGGCGGAGTGCGATCTGTGTGACGGGTCTCACGCGAACTACAAGTGTGGCTCGTTCCGCGGCATGAGTGTTGCGGAGAGATGGTCGAAGGTGCGTGACGCGAGGCTGTGCTACAACTGCTTGCGCAAGGGTCACCGGGTGGGACAGTGTCCGTCGGACCGATCCTGCAAGTGCGGCGAGAAGCACCACAGCTTGTTGCACCAGGAGAAGAACCAGCAGCAAACCAAGCCGAAGCCAGAAGCGGCTCCGGTATCAGCGAAGGCGCCGTCGGCAGTGTCATCCGCCAGCGTGAAGGCTGGTCCCAGTGGCACGGGTGCGCCGGAAGTGAGCGACGAGAACGAGCAGCAGGCAACGTCGTGTTTCAGCAGCGGAGCGCTGAAGTCACCGCAGCAGGTTCTGCTGCAGACAGCGATCATCAACGTGGCGGACAAGGCAGGCAGATTCCATCCGTGCCGCACGTTATTGGATTCCGGTTCCCAGGCGCACATTTTGTCGGAGGCGATGGCTCGAACCCTCGGCCTAACCTTCGAAAAGTGCAACGTGACGGTCATTGGAGCCAACGCAGTGAAGACGCAAGCAAAGAAGGGAGTCAACCTTACCTTCTCGTCGAGGTACTGTCAGTTCCAAGACAACATCTCGTGCCTGATTTCGGACAAGCCCACGGGACGGATCCCGTCGGCAAGAATCGAGACAGCTGCTTGGCACATCCCGAGCGACGTGTTCCTGGCAGACCCGAAGTTCAGCGAGCCGCACGAGATCGACCTGGTCATGGCGTCGAACTACGTGTGGGACTTGCTGCGAACagatcgagtgaaactggcgaACGGCACCGTGACTCTGCGTGAAACCGATCTGGGCTGGATCGTGACCGGCGTGTACGACCCGTTCCAGCAGCTGAGTTGCCAAGTCGTCCACTCGAACATCACGCTGAAGGATCAGCTGAACAACGCCATCGAGAAGTTCTGGCTGGTCGAAGAACTTGCAGACAAGCAACTGCAAACCAACGAAGAACAGGAAGTGGAAGAGCACTTTCGCGGCACCCACGGTCGCGACGAAAGTGGCCGCTTCGTCGTCCAGTTGCCGTTCAAGGACACGGTTCTTGAACTGGGCGACAACCGAGTCCAGGCGTTGAGGAGATTCAACCTGCTGGAGCGCCGTCTGTCGCGCAACCCGGAACTCCGAGAGCAGTACACGGCGTTCGTCGAAGAGTACGAGGCGCTGGGTCACTGCAAGGAGGTTTATGAGCAACAAGATCCACCAGAAGTGCGTAAGTACTACCTGCCGCACCACGCTGTGCTCAAACCGTCCAGTTCGTCCACGAAGCTGCGGGTGGTTTTCGACGCCAGCGCCAAGGCCGGCAAGTACTCCCTGAACGATGTGTTGAAGGTGGGACCGACCGTCCAGAACGACCTGTTCTCCATCGTTCTCCGGTTTCGTCGCCATCCGGTCGCATTCACCGCCGACGTGGTGAAGATGTATCGGCAAGTGCGGGTGCATCCGAGCGATACGCCGTACCAGCGAATCTTCTGGAGGAAGAACCCGAACGAGCGCTTGCGAGTGCTTGAGCTGAACACCGTGACCTACGGAACGGCGAGCGCCCCGTTCCTCGCGACGCGGTGTCTGGTGGAGCAGGCGGAGTCGGCGAAAGGCCGGTTCCCTGCTGCCGCCAAGATCGTGATCGAGGACATGTATGTCGACGACATGCTGTCCGGCGCCAGCAACGAGAAGGAAGCAGTGAAACTTGTGCTGGAAGTGAAGAAGATCATGGAAGAGGGAGGTTTCCCAGTGAAGAAGTGGTGCTCTAACTCAGAGCAAGTGCTAAAGTGTGTGCCTGAAGAAGATCGGGAGAAGCCGAAACCGATCGAAGAATACAGTGCGAACGAAGCCATCAAGGCTCTGGGTGTCCTGTGGGACCCACGCGAGGATGAGTTTCGTTTTGTGAACTGTTTGGAAGAGTGCGACGACAAACCAGTCTCGAAGACGAAGGTGTTTTCGGACATTCTAAAAGTGTTTGACCCACTGGGCTTCGTAGCCCCAGTCATCGTGCTGGCCAAAGTGTTTATGCAGAAGTTGTGGGCCAGCAAGATGGACTGGGCTACCGAACTAAACGAAGAGCTTCTGTGTGAGTGGTTCGAGATTCGAGAGTCTCTAACAGCGCTGAACGATATTCGTGTGCCGCGATGCGTCGTGGTGCCCAACACGGTTCTGCACGAGCTGCACGGGTTCGCTGACGCGTCGACCGTTGCCTACGGGGCCAACGTCTACCTGCGGTGCGTCCGCGGGAATGGGTCGGCCGAGGCCAACCTGTTGTGCGCGAAATCCCGAGTGGCTCCGCTGAAGAAGCTGTCCGTGCCGAACCTGGAGCTGTGTGCAGCGCTGTTGCTTGCGCGGCTCGTCGTGAAGGTCATCGAAACGCTGGATCTGGAGCTGTCCTCTATCGAGCTGTACTCGGACAGCCAGATTGTGCTCGCATGGCTGAAGAAGGATCCGAATTTACTGGAGATCTTCGTGCGCAACCGCGTCATCCAGATCCTCAACCTCACAGGTAAGTTCCGATGGAATTACGTGAGGTCGGCCGACAATCCGGCAGACATCGTCTCTCGAGGGATGAGACCCACACTCTTGAGTCGGTGTCCGAAGTGGTGGAAGGGGCTTCTACCGCTGACGAGCGCTGCCTACGTTCCTGAAGAACCCCCCGAACTCGAGGACGACGAGCTGCCAGGGCTGGTAGCCATCGTCTACAAAGTCACCGTCGTCGAGGAGATGCCGGTGTTCAAACGGTTCGGCGAGTTCCGGAAACTCCAGCGCGTGATCTGCTACGTGCGCAGATTCGTCCAGAACTGCAGGAACAAGAAGTCTGGACAACCAAGGACAACGTGCGCCTACGTGACAGTACCTGAAACTAGAGCGGCGTTAAAGTCCATCATCTGGTCGATTCAAATGGCAGCCTTACCAGATGAGTTTTACCTAGCGAAGACCGAACAAGTATCCAGCCAGCTCGCGAGCCTGGCACCAATCGTCGACGAGGACGGTCTGCTGAGAGTCGGCGGACGTCTGGAACATTCGAGCCTCCCGTACGAGGCCAAGCATCCCGTGATCCTGCCCCGTCATCACGTGACTACGTTGCTGGTCCGAGCGCTGCATGTGGAGAACCTGCATGTCGGCCCCTCCGGACTCCTGGCCATCGTTCGACAGCAGTACTGGCCGCTGAAGGCGCGCAACGTAGTGCGCGACGTGACCCGCAAGTGCCTGCAGTGCTTCAAGGCCAACCCACGCAGGATTGAACAGTTTATGGGACAGCTTCCGGCGGAACGAGTGAACATTGCAGCCCCCTTCGAGTACACCGGCGTGGACTACGCTGGACCTGTGACGGTGAAACAAGGCAAGTACAGACCCAAACTTACCAAAGCCTACATCGCCGTGTTCGTATGTCTGGTCACCAAGAACATCCACCTGGAATTGGTGTCAGACTTGACAACCGAGGCCTTTTTGGCCGCCCTGGATCGCTTCGTCAACCGACGAGGCATGGTGCGCAAGATCTTCTCCGACAACGCGACGAATTTCGTCGGGGCGTCACGATCTTTGCGCGAAATGCACGAGCTCTTCAAGCAGGACCTTCTGAAGCGCGGAATCCAGGATTTGCTCGTGCCCAAAGCCATCGAATGGAGCTTCATCCCGCCCAGGGCTCCCAACTTCGGCGGATTGTGGGAGGCGGGCGTGAAGAGCGTCAAGACACACCTGAAAAGAACGCTGCAGAACGCGGTGCTTACCTTCGAAGAGTTTGCTACCATCTTGACGCACGTTGAAGCGGTCTTGAACTCTCGGCCGCTCTTCAGCTTGTCGGACAGCCCCGGAGATCCTCTTCCGATAACTCCGGCGCATCTTCAACTCGGCAGGCCGCTGCGTCCTGTCGCCAAGCCCTCCCGCAGCGGTGTCGCGGACAACCGTCTGAACCGCTGGGAGTACCTGGACAAGCTTCGTGAGGACTTCTGGGGCCGCTGGTCCAGAGAGTACCTGACAAGTCTGCAGAACCGTGCGAAGTGGACCAAGAAATCGCACAACCTGCAGCCCGGAATGCTGGTCCTCCTAGTCGAGGACAACCTTCCGTCGCAGACCTGGAAGGTCGGCATCATCGTCGAGACTTACCCCGGAATGGACGCGCTGGTGCGTGTCGTGGACGTGAAGACCGGTTCTGGAGCAGTCTTCAAGCGGTCGGTATCCAAACTGGCACCCTTGCCGACCGTGGACAACGACCGGCTTCTGGAGCGCTTCGGTACTTCGGAGTAG